The following proteins are encoded in a genomic region of Lactiplantibacillus plantarum:
- a CDS encoding ATP-dependent DNA helicase has product MATKIGIRQLVEFVLRQGDLNEVKNSQNTALNGAKIHRQLQSSRGEDYDSEVYLKKIVTMNDTDYIIAGRADGIQLNDDGALIEEIKTSDQVFEDLSTNTLTLYWGQIKVYGYLLLQEHPDLEQVTLQLTYFQVINEKITKTQQILHRGELDAFFHDLITEYEYWLTLRADLRRQRNASIEDLPFPFPAFRPGQHELAGAVYKTIRLQKRLFVEAPTGTGKTISTLFPAIKAMGEDVIERLFYLTAKQSTRHVAEEAVTLMSHDGLKLKSITLTAKDQIRFPEEQDVLPEDNPYMIGYYDRLKPALKDLLTHEDQITRSVIEQYARKHTVDPFEFSLDTSLFCDVIICDYNYLFDPLVYLQRFFSERDDDNFFLIDEVHNLVSRSRDMYSAAVSDQPISALLKLAKPDKSQPSDDLQRELKKVRRSFTRIRKTLIDDQVTEQVLPDPPDKLLRTLRTFNEFVTDWLAQQKPGPLLDAVRDYFFACLTFVKIGDLYDGSYQTRFVLDGHHLTIKELCLDPSDFLNRSLELGSGAVLFSATLTPMAYYQRVLGGEANSLAYQLPSPFPPKHQAILVTQYVQTTYHEREHNVPRIIASLHAMLTAKHGNYLVFFPSYGYLLQIKTAFEAAYPDVATTAQASTMDATARQTFLNQFQSAPSQTLLGFCVLGGIFSEGIDLRGDRLIGVAIVSVGLPGINPETNLIRDYYDHQNGLGFAYAYQLPGMNNVLQAAGRLIRSAKDTGIVLLLDQRFASRRYTDLFPAHWQYYQTIQSVPQLEATIANFWHQMEVTH; this is encoded by the coding sequence ATGGCAACTAAGATTGGAATTCGACAATTGGTAGAATTCGTCTTGCGACAAGGCGATTTAAATGAAGTAAAGAATAGCCAGAACACTGCATTGAACGGTGCTAAGATTCATCGTCAGCTCCAGAGTAGTCGTGGTGAAGACTATGATAGCGAAGTTTACCTGAAAAAAATTGTGACGATGAACGATACTGATTACATTATCGCGGGTCGGGCAGACGGGATTCAGTTAAATGATGATGGGGCGTTGATTGAAGAAATCAAAACATCCGATCAAGTCTTCGAGGACTTAAGTACCAACACGTTGACACTTTACTGGGGGCAGATCAAAGTCTACGGTTACCTGTTACTGCAAGAACATCCCGATCTTGAGCAGGTCACGTTGCAGCTGACTTACTTTCAAGTCATCAATGAAAAAATCACGAAGACCCAGCAAATCCTTCACCGGGGTGAACTAGACGCATTCTTCCACGACTTAATTACAGAATATGAATACTGGTTGACATTACGAGCCGATTTACGACGACAACGAAACGCTTCTATTGAAGACTTGCCATTTCCGTTTCCAGCTTTTCGGCCGGGCCAACATGAATTGGCTGGCGCTGTTTATAAGACAATTCGGTTGCAAAAACGCCTCTTTGTCGAAGCACCAACTGGGACGGGGAAAACGATCTCAACGCTATTTCCGGCCATCAAAGCAATGGGCGAAGACGTGATTGAGCGCCTCTTTTACCTGACCGCTAAGCAAAGTACGCGCCACGTTGCTGAAGAAGCGGTCACGCTAATGAGTCATGACGGACTCAAACTGAAAAGCATTACGCTAACTGCCAAGGATCAGATTCGGTTTCCCGAGGAACAAGATGTACTTCCGGAAGATAATCCTTATATGATTGGCTACTACGACCGACTTAAACCAGCACTCAAGGATCTGTTGACCCATGAAGACCAGATTACCCGTTCCGTGATTGAACAGTATGCTCGCAAGCATACTGTCGATCCGTTTGAATTTTCACTCGACACGTCGCTCTTCTGTGATGTGATTATTTGTGACTACAACTATCTTTTTGACCCATTAGTCTATTTACAACGATTCTTTAGCGAACGTGATGACGACAACTTTTTCCTTATCGATGAAGTCCACAACCTTGTTAGTCGCTCCCGTGATATGTACTCTGCAGCCGTTAGTGACCAGCCAATCAGTGCGTTGCTAAAATTAGCCAAGCCCGATAAAAGTCAGCCAAGTGACGACTTACAACGCGAACTCAAGAAAGTCCGGCGTAGTTTTACGCGCATCCGTAAAACCTTGATTGATGACCAAGTAACGGAACAGGTGCTACCTGATCCCCCGGACAAATTATTACGCACCCTCAGAACATTTAATGAATTTGTGACTGACTGGTTGGCGCAACAAAAGCCGGGGCCACTGCTCGACGCCGTCCGTGACTATTTCTTCGCCTGTCTGACCTTTGTTAAAATTGGCGACCTATATGATGGCAGCTACCAGACGCGCTTCGTCCTTGACGGTCATCACTTAACGATCAAGGAACTCTGCCTAGATCCCAGTGACTTTCTTAATCGGTCATTAGAGCTCGGCAGTGGTGCTGTCCTATTCTCTGCGACGCTGACCCCGATGGCTTACTACCAGCGGGTGCTTGGCGGTGAAGCCAACAGTTTGGCCTACCAGCTTCCATCACCATTTCCACCAAAACATCAGGCCATTCTCGTCACCCAGTACGTCCAGACAACGTATCACGAACGCGAACATAACGTGCCCCGGATTATTGCCAGCTTGCACGCCATGTTGACGGCTAAACATGGCAACTACCTCGTGTTCTTTCCGTCGTATGGCTATCTGCTGCAGATCAAAACTGCCTTTGAAGCCGCCTACCCTGATGTGGCAACTACCGCCCAAGCCTCGACGATGGATGCAACTGCCCGGCAGACCTTTTTGAACCAGTTTCAGTCAGCACCCTCGCAAACCTTACTCGGTTTCTGCGTACTGGGTGGTATCTTCTCCGAAGGCATTGACTTACGTGGCGACCGTTTGATTGGAGTCGCTATCGTCAGTGTCGGTCTGCCGGGTATCAACCCTGAAACGAACTTGATTCGTGACTACTACGACCATCAAAACGGCTTAGGATTCGCCTACGCTTACCAACTGCCAGGCATGAACAACGTCTTACAAGCTGCTGGACGCCTGATCCGCAGTGCCAAGGACACCGGAATCGTTCTCTTGTTAGACCAACGCTTCGCTAGTCGGCGCTACACAGATTTATTTCCAGCACATTGGCAGTACTATCAGACGATCCAATCAGTCCCGCAGCTCGAAGCAACGATTGCCAACTTTTGGCACCAAATGGAGGTGACTCATTAA
- a CDS encoding acetate/propionate family kinase translates to MAKILAINAGSSTLKWKLFSVPEETVIASGMVDRLGLPDSVFTIKKADGSKYSETKDQIDAKEAAAMVLTRLKSDNIVTHLSEITGVGHRVVAGGEDFKDSVVITSQTLKKIKDLSEYAPLHNPTQAYYIEVFRDLLPKATQVAVFDTSLYADMPKVNYLYSIPYDYYEKFGARKYGAHGTSHRYVANRTAQLLGKPLDSLKLVTLHLGSGASITAFDHGKAVDTSMGFTPLAGITMSTRSGDIDASIIPFLMRHLGISDVEDFVDILNHKSGLLGISGLSPDMRDLDKTQDTRERSKLAIDIFVNRVVKYVGSYIAEMNGIDALVFTAGVGENSWMIRERVTKALGYFGVTVDDEKNHMHGKEQIISKDDEPVTVMVVPTNEELMIVRDVERLSKAE, encoded by the coding sequence ATGGCAAAAATTTTAGCAATTAACGCCGGCAGTTCAACTTTAAAATGGAAGCTTTTCAGTGTTCCCGAAGAAACGGTAATCGCATCGGGAATGGTTGATCGGCTGGGATTGCCAGATTCCGTTTTCACAATTAAGAAGGCGGATGGTAGTAAATATTCTGAAACTAAGGACCAAATTGATGCAAAAGAAGCCGCTGCAATGGTCTTAACACGGCTGAAGAGCGATAATATTGTGACTCATCTTAGTGAAATCACTGGGGTTGGTCATCGGGTTGTTGCGGGTGGCGAAGATTTCAAAGACTCTGTCGTTATTACCTCGCAAACCTTGAAAAAAATCAAAGATTTATCTGAGTATGCGCCGCTACATAATCCAACGCAGGCTTATTATATTGAAGTATTCCGTGATTTATTACCAAAAGCGACTCAAGTAGCCGTGTTTGACACTTCGCTGTATGCGGATATGCCTAAAGTTAATTACCTATATAGTATTCCTTACGATTATTATGAGAAATTTGGCGCGCGGAAGTATGGGGCACATGGCACAAGTCATCGTTACGTTGCTAATCGGACGGCCCAACTATTGGGGAAACCATTGGATTCGCTTAAATTAGTGACATTACATTTAGGGTCGGGTGCTTCGATCACGGCTTTTGATCATGGTAAAGCCGTCGACACTTCAATGGGCTTTACGCCGCTAGCTGGGATTACCATGAGTACCCGTTCCGGTGATATTGATGCCTCAATTATTCCATTCTTGATGCGCCATTTAGGGATCTCTGATGTGGAAGACTTTGTTGACATTCTGAATCATAAGTCAGGGTTACTTGGTATTTCAGGTTTGTCACCTGATATGCGTGATCTTGATAAGACGCAAGATACCCGTGAACGGTCAAAATTAGCAATTGATATTTTTGTTAACCGGGTTGTGAAGTATGTCGGCAGCTATATTGCTGAAATGAACGGGATTGATGCCCTTGTCTTCACGGCTGGTGTGGGTGAAAACTCATGGATGATCCGCGAACGTGTCACTAAAGCCTTAGGATACTTTGGCGTGACAGTGGATGATGAAAAGAATCATATGCACGGTAAGGAACAAATTATTAGCAAAGATGACGAACCGGTAACGGTCATGGTTGTCCCAACTAATGAAGAGCTGATGATTGTGCGTGACGTTGAACGGTTATCTAAAGCTGAATAA
- a CDS encoding GNAT family N-acetyltransferase has protein sequence MWSIKTFSELTTTELYAIYELRVKTFVVEQQRIYQEVDDTDLKAYHVFKTVNQNIIAYARIFTEDDHLSFGRVVVDKNQRGQHLGADLMAHIEQVVQEHYADLPIQIEAQVPVQGFYQHFGFTSSGTPFLFNHTPHIKMTKPARQRQ, from the coding sequence ATGTGGTCGATTAAAACATTCTCAGAACTAACAACAACTGAATTATACGCTATTTATGAATTGCGCGTCAAAACGTTTGTTGTTGAACAACAACGCATCTATCAGGAAGTCGACGATACTGATTTAAAAGCTTATCATGTCTTTAAAACCGTCAATCAAAATATTATTGCATACGCACGAATCTTTACAGAAGATGACCATCTCTCCTTCGGCCGGGTCGTGGTGGACAAAAACCAACGCGGACAACACTTGGGCGCTGATTTAATGGCCCATATCGAACAGGTCGTACAGGAACACTATGCTGATTTGCCAATTCAAATTGAAGCCCAAGTGCCAGTACAAGGATTTTACCAGCATTTCGGCTTCACTTCGAGCGGTACCCCTTTTCTATTCAACCACACGCCCCACATCAAAATGACTAAACCTGCGCGACAACGCCAATAG
- a CDS encoding MarR family winged helix-turn-helix transcriptional regulator, with the protein MIPTLRLMGTLSRIVTNEGNQRFAKYGLNNNQFIYLIRICEQPGLFFSQLADQMKMDRTTNYRAVQNLIKKGYVIKQTHPENKKVRCLYPTSAGQALYPELHAYEQWCADLVGEQLTPGQQQVLFESLSLVTANVTQHIE; encoded by the coding sequence ATGATACCAACATTAAGATTGATGGGCACGCTGTCGCGAATCGTCACGAACGAGGGTAATCAACGTTTTGCGAAATACGGCCTCAATAACAATCAGTTTATTTATTTAATTCGAATTTGTGAGCAGCCTGGCCTATTTTTTAGTCAATTGGCTGACCAAATGAAGATGGATCGAACCACGAATTATCGCGCCGTTCAGAACTTAATAAAAAAAGGTTACGTGATTAAGCAGACACATCCAGAGAATAAAAAGGTCCGGTGTTTGTACCCAACGAGCGCTGGGCAAGCGTTGTACCCGGAATTGCATGCTTATGAGCAGTGGTGTGCAGACTTGGTTGGTGAGCAGTTAACGCCGGGCCAACAACAAGTTTTGTTTGAAAGTCTGTCGTTAGTCACGGCTAATGTCACCCAGCATATTGAGTAA
- a CDS encoding NAD(P)/FAD-dependent oxidoreductase: protein MATTLVLGGGYAGMRAVKFLQKSLPTEDEIILVDQTPTHTEKTNLHEVAAGTIAPDRITYQIPDIIGKRVQFVQATVKSVDIEQKQVTFEDHPEMTYDYLVLALGFQSETFGVAGADENALPMDDLATSQAVYEHLEERFKAYRTSKDKNDLKIAVCGAGFTGIELLGELTQTLPRLQAKYQTPAAKLVCLERMPSILPMFTQELRDYALKFMEKNNVEMRLGAVIEAIKPGAVVYSDADKNEHEFTANTIIWTVGVSGSHVIADSGFDQRRNRVVVKPDLSLEGHPEVFIVGDVAAVMDPESNRPYPTTAQIALAAGEQAAKNIGALRHNQATATFHYESSGTVASLSDRDGIGEIFSSNKPVHGYAASALKKIITDRSLLESAHLGTVFSKGRFDLYH from the coding sequence ATGGCAACAACTTTGGTGTTAGGTGGGGGTTACGCAGGGATGCGAGCCGTCAAGTTTTTACAGAAGAGTCTACCAACTGAGGATGAAATCATTCTTGTTGATCAGACACCGACGCATACGGAGAAGACTAATTTACACGAAGTCGCAGCGGGGACGATCGCACCTGATCGAATTACTTATCAGATTCCAGATATTATCGGTAAGCGGGTCCAGTTCGTTCAAGCAACGGTCAAGAGCGTTGATATTGAACAAAAACAAGTGACCTTTGAAGATCATCCTGAAATGACCTATGACTACTTAGTATTAGCATTGGGCTTCCAGTCAGAAACATTTGGGGTAGCTGGCGCCGATGAAAATGCCTTGCCAATGGATGATTTGGCAACTTCACAGGCTGTTTATGAACATTTGGAAGAACGGTTTAAAGCCTACCGTACCAGTAAGGACAAAAATGATTTGAAGATTGCGGTCTGTGGTGCTGGGTTCACTGGAATCGAATTATTAGGTGAACTGACCCAGACGTTACCAAGATTGCAGGCGAAGTATCAAACACCTGCTGCTAAGTTAGTTTGTTTGGAACGGATGCCATCAATTTTACCGATGTTTACGCAGGAATTGCGGGACTACGCTTTGAAGTTTATGGAAAAGAATAATGTCGAAATGCGGTTAGGTGCCGTTATTGAGGCCATCAAACCGGGTGCTGTGGTTTACAGTGACGCGGACAAGAACGAACATGAATTTACGGCTAACACGATTATTTGGACGGTTGGTGTCAGTGGTTCACACGTTATTGCTGATTCCGGTTTTGATCAGCGCCGTAACCGGGTCGTAGTTAAGCCCGACTTATCGCTGGAAGGGCATCCCGAAGTATTCATTGTTGGGGATGTCGCTGCAGTGATGGATCCCGAAAGCAATCGGCCATATCCAACCACAGCTCAAATTGCACTGGCAGCTGGCGAACAGGCTGCCAAGAATATTGGCGCTTTGCGTCATAACCAAGCAACGGCGACGTTCCACTATGAATCTAGTGGGACCGTGGCCTCATTGAGCGATCGTGACGGTATTGGTGAAATCTTCAGTAGTAACAAACCGGTTCATGGCTACGCGGCATCAGCATTGAAGAAAATTATTACTGACCGCTCACTTTTGGAAAGTGCGCATTTAGGAACGGTCTTCAGTAAAGGGCGTTTTGACTTATATCATTAA